One Aegilops tauschii subsp. strangulata cultivar AL8/78 chromosome 2, Aet v6.0, whole genome shotgun sequence genomic window, CAGCCAAGCTTTGGGTGTGTCCAAGATCCTCGTGAGCCGTGACCACCAGAGAATTCTTGGAGAAATGGCTTCCGCCGAGCTTGGGTCGGACGCGTGCGGCTTCCCctgcggcggcgacgacggcgcgATGGCGGCGCTCTCGCCGACGGTCGTCGTGTCGGTGCTCGCGTCTCTGCTGGAGCGGCACATCGCGCGCAACGAGAGGGCCACGGCCGGGGCGACGGCCGGCCATGGCCCCGAGGCGTCCGGCGAGGACGCGAGGAGGGCCGCGGCCTTCGACGGCGGCACGGTGCTGGACATGGGCATGCGGGAGTTCCTGGAGCGATTCTCCCGGTACGCGCACGTGTCGCCGCAGGTGTACGTGGTGGCGTACGCCTACCTGGACCGGCTCcgccgcggcggcgacggcgccgggGCGGTGCGCGTCGTGGCGACCAACGCGCAGCGGCTGCTCACTGCGGCCATCCTGGTGGCCTCCAAGTTCGTGGAGGACAGGAACTACAAGAACTCCTACTTCGCGGCGGTGGGCGGGCTGAGCGCGGCGGAGCTGAGTTCGCTGGAGCTGGACTTCCTCTTCCTGATGCGGTTCAGGCTCAACGTGAGCGTGAGCGTGTTCCGGAGCTACTGCCGGCACCTGGAGAGGGAGGTGGGCCACGGCGGCGGGTACCAGGTCGAGAGGTGCCTCGAGAAGGCCCTCCTCGTCTCCTCCGGGGAGGCGCGGCGGCAGCACCGGCAGACGCCAGCGGCGGCAGCAGCTCAGTAAAAGGCCCTCGCCAACCTGGACACACTAAAGACTAAGGTAGCCGCAGCCATTGACGGcggccgcacgagctcgtcgccgtggCGTGTGCCGCGTCGTGACAAGATCGAGTGCCCAGTGGCCACACGGGCTGTACCTGTACGTACATAATCGTAGAAAGTTTGCTAACTTGCATGTGTTAGCAGTTGTACACACAACCTCGATAGGAAAAAGAACCAATGCGAGGATTAGTAAGAAAAAAAATCTCTTTTTTACTTTGCTTATTCGGGCACAATGACAAATGATTGCTTTTTAGCAGCTAAACAGAATGGACAGGGACTGGCAGATCGAGTGAGAATTGTAACAAAATATCCTTCCCATTTACGTAGAATAAAGAGAAGGGGACAGCTTTCCGTAACTCCCGGCCCATGATCATGCCAACCGACGGCAACAAATGATTCCATACCACTTTCTTAATCTACAAATGATTAGAACGTATCTGTGCCGAACGTAGCCTCCACAATCTTCTTCATTTTCTCTTCGAAAATGTGCGACTATGTCGTCGGTGCGACATCATATCATCGGCCAATAACTTTGCCGATAATGAAAAGATGGTAGGCACGGCACGGCACAGCACATCCCCGGCACGCTGCAGCAACCCCATCAAGCCCCCACAGCGATACGGAAAAGGACTCGTATCCGTCCATTGGTGGATCAGATCCTGACAGTGCAGCTGCACGGAGGATACCCGTGGCCCGGCCCTCGTGAGTTGTGACCTGGCCCATCCATGCGCAGTTGCGCACACAGCATTCCAAAAGGCTCGTGGCATCTCCAAGACGCAACTTTTTTACCGGCATCCGTCCGTGAACAGAGAATCAGTCCACAGACACAGATGCGGCTGCCATACAACGCTAGCTGCATACATTGCAACTTTTTTTTAACAAATCGGATGAAATTCATACAAACACAGCcggatttcatacaaacatgataGATTTCATATAAAACCAGACGAAAACGGTTATATTTTGGACATATTTTTAACTAAAAAGGTAAAGTATGTGCACGTACGGAGCTCCACTTCCACGACACGGATACACTACATTCCCTTTGTCTTCCCCATTTCCAGCAGCCTGCTCACCGGACTGCCGCGAGTCCCGGAGGCATACTTCCCCCCCTATCTTCCCTATGTTCGGTTGCGCCACTCATCGGGAGTGGCAAAGAGGGTGCTTCAGCTGGAGGGGAGTCCAGACAGGTGTGTCCAAGATAAAGACCGGACATGTCATCGGCTGTAGAAGCCGGCGATGCGC contains:
- the LOC109750040 gene encoding cyclin-P2-1, with translation MASAELGSDACGFPCGGDDGAMAALSPTVVVSVLASLLERHIARNERATAGATAGHGPEASGEDARRAAAFDGGTVLDMGMREFLERFSRYAHVSPQVYVVAYAYLDRLRRGGDGAGAVRVVATNAQRLLTAAILVASKFVEDRNYKNSYFAAVGGLSAAELSSLELDFLFLMRFRLNVSVSVFRSYCRHLEREVGHGGGYQVERCLEKALLVSSGEARRQHRQTPAAAAAQ